The bacterium region GAGCTTCAGAGGAGCTGTTTATTGATTGTCAATAGACAAGGTCAAGTGATCGGTATAGTTACAGAACACGATCAAGACTCCGCCCAGCCGTTAGTAGAATTCTGTCAAAGAGAATTAAAGACAATCACCTTTAAAGAAGCGGAAGAAATGAATTCCCGTAAGGCGGCTCAGTATATGTTAAAGAATGGATTTCACAGAATTATTATTAAGGAGGCCGAGCGGGTGGGAATTTTCACCTCAACCGATTTTATCAAAATGGTGGCTGAGGGAAACTAAAACAATCGCCGATTTCGGATTGCGGATTGCGGATTGCGGATTGCGGATTGCGGAATGAGACAAAAAATCCGAGTAACTATTCAGCCACAAAGCCACTAAGGCACGAAGAGAATAATGGAATAGCCCACGGATGACACAGATTTTGGCGGATTCTCACGGATTTTTTTTAATAAATTTTTATCCGTGTCAATCCGTTTTATCCGTGCAATCCGTGTGCTATTATTTGTAATCTTTGTGCCTTAGTGGCTGAATAGTTACAAATCCGAAATCCGCAATCCGAAATAAGAAAAGGAGGATGGTAAGATGGCCAAATTAGTTGCACCCCACGGTGGGGGAGAGTTAAAACCTTTATTAGTTAGCGGTGATGAACTCAAAGAGGCGAAGGAAAAGGCTAAAACCCTCAAAGAGATCAGGATGACTTCCAGGGAAACCTCTGACCTGATTATGATGGGTATTGGGGCCTTTACTCCCCTGGATGGATTTATGGGCCAGGCCGACTGGCAGGGTGTCTGTGATGATTACATGATGAGCAATGGTGTTTTCTGGCCCATCCCCATAACCCTTTCTGCTCCAAAGGGGCAGACAGACAGCCTAAAAGAGGGAGAAGAGGTCGCCCTTATTGATGAAGAAACCGGCGAATTGATGGGAAGCATGACGGTCAGGGAAAAATACATCATTGACAAGGTTCACGAGTGTAAACAGGTTTTCAGGACAGACGATGCTGCTCACCCCGGCGTAGCCAAGGTGATGGCTCAGGGAGAGGTAAACCTGGCCGGCCCCGTAAAGGTATTTAGTGAGAGCTATTACCCTGAGGAATTTAAAGGCCTTTATATGCGTCCGGCAGAAGCCAGGCAGATC contains the following coding sequences:
- a CDS encoding CBS domain-containing protein, whose translation is MEKSIVDYATFEDLLTVDWNKTVGFALRKMKELQRSCLLIVNRQGQVIGIVTEHDQDSAQPLVEFCQRELKTITFKEAEEMNSRKAAQYMLKNGFHRIIIKEAERVGIFTSTDFIKMVAEGN